GCCATAAGCTGCGGAGTGGACGAGCGAAACATATATCTTATGAGCGACGGCGATCAGGTTGAAATTTGCCAAAAATATATGAAAAGAGCAAAAACCGTTAAGACCGGTAAAGTCTTTATAGATAATCAAATCAACAAGCAAATTTCAGACGATGTCGTTATCGACCGCCAAAATTTGGCAGAAGCGGGCGTAGTAATGATCATCGCTCAAATTTCACGTCACAGCCAAAAGCTCATAAACAAACCGCGTGTAATTAGCTACGGTCTTGTTGCAGACAAGCAAGACGGGGAATTTAGCAAAGAGATGGAAGAGGTGCTCGTGCAGTTTTTAAGCAACGTAAAAGAGGAGCTTCTCAAAGACAGCCGCATGCTTGAAAGCCAAGTGCGCCAAGTGATAAGAAAGCATATATTTAGAAAAGTGAAAAAATACCCGACTATCGTTCCGATAATTTATTTGATGTAAGGTTTAAAATGCAAGATATGATACAAATCGCAAGCGAAGTGCTGAAAGAAGAGGCCGCCGAGCTCATTCGTCAGGCTAACAAGCTTGGAAGCGAGATAGATGAGGCGGTAAATTTGATGTATAACGCCAAAGGCAAGGTTATCGTAACGGGAGTCGGCAAAAGCGGTCATATCGGCGCTAAGATAGCTGCCACGCTTGCAAGCACGGGCACGCCAAGCTTTTTTATACACCCGACCGAAGCGATGCACGGCGACCTTGGCATGATAGATGAAAATGACGTTGTTTTGGCGATAAGCTTTAGCGGCGAGAGCGATGAGCTCGTGCGAATTTTGCCGCATATTAAGAGATTTGGCATCAAGATAATCGGCATGGCAAAGAGCAAGGAAAGTAGCCTTGGCAAATTTAGCGATGCGCTTTTAAATTTAGACATCATCAAAGAGGCCTGCCCGCTAAATATCGCTCCTACAACATCAACCACGCTAACCTTAGCACTTGGCGATGCGCTTGCAGTTTGCCTGATGAGAAAAAGAGAATTTAAGCAAGAAGATTTTGCAAATTTCCACCCGGGCGGAAGTCTTGGCAAAAGGCTATTTGTTAAGGTCAAAGACGTGATGAAAACGCAAAATTTACCGATCATAAAAGATAACGTTAGTTTAAAAACCGCGATTGATGCGATGACTCACGGCAAGCTTGGCAATGTACTGCTGGTTGATGGCGAGGGCAAATTAAAAGCCGTTTTAAGCGACGGGGACTTGCGTAGAGCGCTCATGAGCGAGAGCTTTGACATCAACGAAAAAGCGATAACTTACGCAACTAAAACGCCAAAAACACTAACAAACAAAGAGATGTTAGCGATAGATTCGCTAAGGCTGATTGAAGAGTATAAGATCCAAATTTTAGTAGTGCTTGACGAGGGCGAAAGACCGATCGGAGTGCTACACATACACGATTTATCGAGCTTGGGGCTATGATGGAAAATTCAAAAATGAGACTAAACAAATTTATCTCGCACAACACAAGCTACTCACGCCGAGAGGCTGACGAATTAATCAAAAACGGCAAAGTTAGCGTAAATAACCGAGTTGTTAGCGAGCTTGCCACAAGCGTTAGCGATGAAGATAAAGTTAAGATAAACAGTCGCTTGGTCAAGCTTAAAAAGGATTTTACAGTGATCGTCTATCACAAACAAAAGGGCGAGCTCGTTAGCAAAAAAGATGATCGCGGACGAAAGACGATATATGATAGCTTGCCGCGAAATTTTGCTAAATTTGTAAGCGTTGGCAGGCTTGATTATGCGAGCGAAGGGCTTTTGCTGCTAACTGACGCGCCTGCAATCGCAACTGCGCTCATGGAAAGCGACATAGAAAGAATGTACTATCTAAAAGTGAAAGGCGAAGTAGGGCAGGAGGTGATAACCGCGATGCAAGAGGGCTTTTTCGCCGCAGACGCAACCAAAGGCGCGCATGCTAAAACCGAGATCAAATCAATGGAATTTAAGCCCTTTTTAGCGTATAAAATTTTTGGCTCAAGCGGAGGATACACAAAGCTAAAAGTCATCATAAACGAAGGTAAAAACCGAGAGTTAAGAAGGTTTTTTGGATATTTTGATCTTGAAGTTATGGATCTGAAGCGAGTGAGTTTCGGCCGAGTTGATCTTGGCATGCTAAAGCCCGGCAAATGGCGCTACTTTGAAAATAGCGAATACGAAGATCTAAGGGATTTTTTAAAAACCAACAAAATTCGCTACTAAATTTAGCCGACCTCTTCGGCTAAATTCTTAAATTTCACACTAGATAACACTTCTTTTATTACAATTTTGCAAATTTTAAAAAATAGGACAAAAATGCAAAATCTAATTCATAAATTTATCAGTTCGGAATTCGAGATCAAATTCGCAAGATTTGCGCTCATCTTAGTGCTGTTTTTATTTGGCAACTACAAATGGTTTGAGTTTAAAGTGGAGCTTTTAAAGCCGATCATCTCGGGCACTTGGCTAAATTTTCTCTACACCATTTTTGGTTTTCACGGAGCTAGCTATTTTTTAGGCGTTGTTGAAAGTATCGGATATATCGCACTTGCAGTTGGATATAAAAAGCCAAAAGCCGGAGTTTTGGGTTCACTTATCGTTATCATGACAGGTCTTGTCACACTTAGTCTAATTCCTCAGCTTGGCAAGCCAGATGGCTTCATACTAAAAGATATTTTCATGGTTGCAATTGGCTTTATAATCCTAAAATACGATCTAATCAGAATACAAAAAGCTAGTAATCAAGCCTCGCTAGTCTAAATTTTACGCTTTCAAACTCGCACGATAAATAAAAGCCGTGCGGGTTAATAAACCAAATTTGGCTTTTAATTTCAGCAAATTTCATACTTGACAAAATATTTTTAAAGTTATATACTTGCTCAAATGAATAATTGTTCATATATAAAGGCAAAAAATGCAAGAAAACATACAAAATAGCGATTTAGAAGCAGTTTGTGAAAGCACGATCATACATCAAGATGTGATAGAAAAAGTAAAAAGCGAGCTGAAAAGCGAAGAAATCTTATACGATCTTGGCGATTTTTTTAAAATTTTAGGCGACACGACGAGGATAAAAATTTTAAGCGCACTATCCAAATCGCAAATGTGTGTCTGCGATATCGCGGCACTTTTTGGCATGAGCCACTCGGCCATCTCGCATCAACTTAGAGTGCTCAAGCAAGGAAGATTGGTTAAACACAAAAAGCAGGGCAAGGTGGTTTATTATTCACTTGATGACGAACACGTAAAAAGTATCATCGAACAAGGGCTTACACACATCATGGAGAGATAAAATGAGCACCAAGATAACTCTATCGCTTGAAAATTTAACTTGCGCTAATTGCGCTACGAAGATCGAAGCGAAAATAGCAAAAATGCACGGTATCAAAGAGGCTAATTTAGACTTTTTGGGGCAAAAAATTTCAATAACAAGCGACAAAAAAATAAAGACAAATGAGTTTATCAAAGAAATTCAAGCCCTTGTTGACAGCATAGAAGACGGCGTTATCGTCACTCAATACAAGCAAAAAAATGCTTCGCATGATCACGAAAATAACAATGTAAAAAATATAATTACAAAAATTGTCGTAGGCGGAGTGCTCTTTGCTATCGCGCTTATGGCTCCTGCTAGCGAAACGCTTAAATTTGTGCTATTTTTAGCAAGCTACTTGATCATCGGCTGGAGTGTGCTTGCAAGCGCTGCTAAAAACATTGTAAAGGGACGAGTGTTTGATGAAAATTTCCTCATGGGCATAGCCACACTTGGAGCCTTTGCCATCAAAGAGTATCCAGAAGCCGTTGCTGTCATGCTCTTTTATCAAGTAGGCGAGCTCTTTCAGGAGATGGCAGTAAACAAATCGCGCAAATCAATCGCCTCACTTATGGATATAAGACCTGATTTTGCAAATTTAAAGCTTGGAACA
This Campylobacter sp. RM16192 DNA region includes the following protein-coding sequences:
- a CDS encoding ArsR/SmtB family transcription factor, which encodes MQENIQNSDLEAVCESTIIHQDVIEKVKSELKSEEILYDLGDFFKILGDTTRIKILSALSKSQMCVCDIAALFGMSHSAISHQLRVLKQGRLVKHKKQGKVVYYSLDDEHVKSIIEQGLTHIMER
- a CDS encoding DUF417 family protein gives rise to the protein MQNLIHKFISSEFEIKFARFALILVLFLFGNYKWFEFKVELLKPIISGTWLNFLYTIFGFHGASYFLGVVESIGYIALAVGYKKPKAGVLGSLIVIMTGLVTLSLIPQLGKPDGFILKDIFMVAIGFIILKYDLIRIQKASNQASLV
- a CDS encoding KpsF/GutQ family sugar-phosphate isomerase — its product is MQDMIQIASEVLKEEAAELIRQANKLGSEIDEAVNLMYNAKGKVIVTGVGKSGHIGAKIAATLASTGTPSFFIHPTEAMHGDLGMIDENDVVLAISFSGESDELVRILPHIKRFGIKIIGMAKSKESSLGKFSDALLNLDIIKEACPLNIAPTTSTTLTLALGDALAVCLMRKREFKQEDFANFHPGGSLGKRLFVKVKDVMKTQNLPIIKDNVSLKTAIDAMTHGKLGNVLLVDGEGKLKAVLSDGDLRRALMSESFDINEKAITYATKTPKTLTNKEMLAIDSLRLIEEYKIQILVVLDEGERPIGVLHIHDLSSLGL
- a CDS encoding pseudouridine synthase, whose product is MRLNKFISHNTSYSRREADELIKNGKVSVNNRVVSELATSVSDEDKVKINSRLVKLKKDFTVIVYHKQKGELVSKKDDRGRKTIYDSLPRNFAKFVSVGRLDYASEGLLLLTDAPAIATALMESDIERMYYLKVKGEVGQEVITAMQEGFFAADATKGAHAKTEIKSMEFKPFLAYKIFGSSGGYTKLKVIINEGKNRELRRFFGYFDLEVMDLKRVSFGRVDLGMLKPGKWRYFENSEYEDLRDFLKTNKIRY